From one Flavobacterium sp. N502536 genomic stretch:
- a CDS encoding dehydrogenase E1 component subunit alpha/beta yields MIFYRQNLTDAQLLDLYKKILKPRLIEEKMLILIRQGKVSKWFSGIGQEAIAVGVTSVLDDSEYVLPMHRNLGVFTSRNIPLHRLFSQWQGKANGFTKGRDRSFHFGTQEYNIIGMISHLGPQLGIADGIALAHKLQKDNKITAVFTGEGATSEGDFHEALNIAAVWKLPVMFVIENNGYGLSTPTNEQYYCENLADKGIGYGIESYIIDGNNILEIYNKLAQLKEEMQKDPHPVLLEFKTFRMRGHEEASGTKYVPQELMDEWAAKDPVVNYKKYLIETGVLTPELDEELHSAIKQEIDENWAIANAEPEIVPSYSGELNDVYKPYTYEEVKPDSEVENIRFIDAISSSLKQSMERHENLVLMGQDIAEYGGAFKITDGFVKAFGKERVRNTPICESAVVSAAMGLSINGFKAIVEMQFADFVSTGFNPIVNLLAKSHYRWGEKADVVVRMPCGGGTQAGPFHSQTNEAWFTKTPGLKVVYPAFPYDAKGLLNTSINDPNPVLFFEHKQLYRSVYQDVPAGYYTIPLGKAALLKEGESVTIIAFGAAVHWALETLGKNPEIKADLIDLRTLQPLDTETIFNSVKKTGKVIIYQEDTMFGGIASDISALIMEECFEYLDGPVKRVASLDSPIPFTKALEDQFLSKNRFEDVLLELLKY; encoded by the coding sequence ATGATCTTTTACAGACAAAACCTAACTGACGCTCAATTATTAGACTTATATAAAAAAATTCTCAAGCCCCGACTCATCGAAGAAAAGATGCTCATCTTAATTCGTCAGGGGAAAGTTTCTAAATGGTTCTCCGGAATCGGGCAGGAGGCAATTGCAGTAGGGGTGACCTCTGTTTTAGATGACTCCGAGTATGTGTTGCCCATGCATCGGAATCTAGGGGTGTTTACCAGCAGAAACATTCCGTTACACCGTTTGTTCTCGCAATGGCAGGGAAAAGCAAATGGTTTTACAAAAGGAAGAGATCGTAGTTTTCATTTTGGTACTCAGGAATACAATATTATTGGAATGATTTCGCATTTAGGCCCTCAATTAGGGATAGCAGACGGAATTGCTCTGGCACATAAACTTCAAAAGGACAATAAAATAACAGCTGTTTTTACAGGTGAAGGCGCTACCAGTGAAGGTGATTTTCATGAGGCATTGAATATCGCTGCCGTTTGGAAATTACCCGTAATGTTTGTGATTGAAAATAATGGTTACGGATTGTCGACACCAACAAACGAGCAGTATTATTGTGAGAACCTGGCCGATAAAGGCATTGGGTATGGTATTGAAAGTTATATTATTGATGGAAATAACATACTGGAAATCTATAATAAGCTGGCGCAACTGAAAGAGGAGATGCAGAAAGATCCGCATCCTGTGCTGTTGGAGTTTAAAACGTTCAGAATGCGTGGTCATGAAGAGGCGAGTGGTACAAAATATGTTCCGCAGGAGTTAATGGACGAGTGGGCGGCAAAAGACCCTGTTGTGAATTACAAAAAATATCTGATCGAAACAGGAGTACTTACTCCCGAATTGGATGAAGAACTACATAGTGCTATTAAACAGGAAATTGATGAGAATTGGGCAATTGCAAATGCAGAGCCGGAAATTGTTCCCAGTTATAGTGGTGAATTAAACGACGTTTACAAACCCTATACTTATGAAGAAGTTAAACCGGATTCAGAAGTAGAGAATATTCGATTTATTGATGCCATAAGCAGCAGTTTGAAGCAATCTATGGAACGACATGAGAATCTTGTTTTAATGGGACAGGATATAGCCGAATATGGTGGGGCGTTTAAAATTACAGATGGTTTTGTAAAGGCGTTTGGAAAAGAGCGTGTGCGGAACACTCCAATTTGTGAGAGCGCAGTAGTTTCGGCCGCGATGGGATTGTCGATCAACGGTTTCAAAGCGATTGTCGAAATGCAGTTTGCCGATTTTGTTTCTACAGGTTTCAATCCTATTGTTAACTTACTGGCAAAATCGCATTACCGCTGGGGTGAAAAGGCTGATGTTGTCGTGCGAATGCCTTGCGGAGGCGGAACTCAGGCAGGACCTTTTCATTCGCAGACCAATGAAGCTTGGTTTACCAAAACACCAGGTTTAAAAGTTGTTTATCCGGCCTTTCCGTATGATGCAAAAGGCTTATTGAATACTTCTATAAACGATCCCAATCCGGTATTGTTTTTCGAGCACAAACAATTGTACCGAAGCGTATATCAGGATGTCCCGGCAGGTTATTATACCATTCCGTTAGGAAAAGCAGCTCTATTAAAAGAAGGAGAATCAGTTACCATCATTGCTTTTGGTGCCGCGGTTCACTGGGCATTGGAAACCTTAGGGAAAAATCCTGAAATAAAAGCCGATTTAATTGATTTGCGAACCTTACAGCCATTGGATACTGAAACTATTTTTAATTCGGTTAAAAAGACAGGGAAAGTGATTATTTATCAGGAAGACACTATGTTTGGCGGCATTGCCAGCGATATTTCGGCTCTGATTATGGAGGAATGTTTTGAATATCTGGATGGTCCAGTAAAAAGAGTAGCCAGTTTAGATTCGCCAATTCCGTTTACAAAAGCACTGGAGGATCAGTTTTTATCAAAAAATCGTTTTGAAGATGTTTTATTAGAATTATTGAAATATTAA
- a CDS encoding DUF885 domain-containing protein: MKKLFASIFAITLLFSCNKNGKSNGDKALDVKFDTYKDRFVTDLWKVNPGWASGVGYHKLDSVLVVPDAAEEKRQLDFANAQLDSLKQFNPEDLSDNNKTDFQMIKNQLEATIFSVIELKSSQWNPSDYNVCGSFAEILNGKYDTPEIRLRAFNAKMNNVPAYYEAAKKNIKNPTVEHTELAIAQNLGGSTVFDVDLAAALEKSKLSAAEKKEMLDKGIVAKKAITDYVDWLKKLSNKTPRSFRLGAELYAKKFNFDIQSGYTADEIFKIAVDHKKDLHEKMFVLADKLWKKYKGNEPKPANKLDLIKQVIDKISLQHTTPEKFQSEIEKQIPELTAYVKAKDLLYIDPSKPLVVRKEPAYMAGVAGASISAPGPYDKNANTYYNVGSMTGWTAENAESYLREYNDYILQILNIHEAVPGHYTQLVYSNQSPSIIKSILGNGAMVEGWAVYAEKMMLESGYKNSDEMWLMYYKWNLRATCNTILDISVHTKNMSKEAALDLLIKEAFQQQAEADGKWKRVTLSQVQLCSYFTGYTEIYNLREELKKKEGDKFNLKKFHEKFLSFGSAPVKYIKELMLSEE, translated from the coding sequence ATGAAAAAACTGTTTGCTTCAATTTTTGCAATTACCTTACTTTTTTCCTGTAATAAAAATGGCAAGTCTAACGGAGATAAAGCGTTAGATGTAAAATTCGATACCTACAAGGATCGTTTTGTTACCGATTTGTGGAAGGTTAACCCAGGCTGGGCTTCTGGTGTTGGTTACCATAAACTGGACAGCGTTTTGGTTGTTCCCGATGCTGCTGAGGAAAAAAGACAACTTGATTTTGCTAATGCACAATTGGATTCCTTAAAACAATTTAATCCTGAAGATTTGTCTGATAACAATAAGACCGATTTTCAAATGATTAAAAATCAACTGGAGGCTACTATTTTTAGTGTAATAGAACTAAAGTCTTCTCAGTGGAATCCTTCTGATTATAATGTCTGCGGATCATTTGCAGAAATTTTGAATGGCAAATACGATACTCCGGAAATTCGTTTGCGTGCTTTTAATGCAAAAATGAATAATGTTCCGGCTTATTATGAAGCGGCAAAAAAGAACATTAAAAATCCAACTGTAGAGCATACAGAACTTGCTATAGCGCAAAATCTTGGCGGTTCTACTGTTTTTGACGTTGATTTGGCTGCAGCTTTGGAGAAAAGTAAACTAAGTGCTGCCGAGAAAAAAGAAATGCTGGATAAAGGTATCGTTGCTAAAAAAGCAATTACTGATTATGTGGACTGGTTGAAAAAACTATCCAATAAAACACCTCGTTCTTTTAGACTTGGGGCGGAATTGTACGCTAAAAAATTCAATTTTGATATTCAATCGGGTTATACAGCGGATGAAATTTTTAAAATTGCAGTAGATCACAAAAAAGATTTGCACGAAAAAATGTTTGTTCTGGCAGACAAACTTTGGAAAAAATACAAAGGAAACGAGCCAAAACCTGCCAATAAACTGGATTTGATCAAACAGGTAATTGATAAAATCTCTTTACAGCACACTACACCGGAAAAATTCCAGTCGGAAATTGAAAAACAAATTCCGGAATTAACGGCTTACGTAAAAGCAAAAGATTTATTGTATATTGACCCTTCAAAACCGTTGGTAGTTCGTAAAGAACCTGCATATATGGCGGGAGTTGCAGGAGCTTCTATTTCAGCACCGGGTCCTTATGATAAAAATGCCAATACGTATTATAATGTTGGAAGTATGACAGGCTGGACAGCTGAGAACGCAGAAAGCTACTTACGTGAATACAACGATTATATTTTACAGATTTTAAACATTCATGAAGCTGTTCCGGGGCATTACACCCAATTGGTATACAGTAATCAATCGCCAAGTATCATTAAGTCTATTTTAGGAAATGGCGCTATGGTAGAAGGCTGGGCAGTTTATGCGGAGAAAATGATGTTGGAAAGCGGTTATAAAAATTCGGATGAAATGTGGTTGATGTACTACAAATGGAATTTAAGAGCGACTTGTAATACCATTTTAGATATTAGTGTTCATACTAAAAACATGTCTAAAGAAGCGGCTTTGGATTTATTGATCAAAGAAGCATTCCAGCAACAGGCTGAGGCAGATGGAAAATGGAAACGTGTTACTTTATCGCAAGTACAGTTGTGTTCTTATTTTACGGGATATACTGAAATCTACAATTTAAGAGAAGAACTTAAAAAGAAAGAAGGAGACAAATTCAATTTGAAGAAGTTTCATGAGAAATTCTTAAGCTTCGGAAGTGCTCCGGTAAAATACATTAAGGAATTAATGTTATCTGAAGAATAA
- a CDS encoding glyoxalase translates to MEARDTFLKEFRGETLGTISAQSSADELFQNQTIRPILKLQNDLFIAVFINYVNKNKADFYSYTVEKKLQTIENSIQKDIKFRNSLKGIVIALFTIEEYDTYIKNSSSLNKRMMNLLIDRLKSQVQLFELESNSN, encoded by the coding sequence ATGGAAGCGAGAGACACTTTTTTAAAAGAATTCAGAGGCGAAACTTTAGGAACAATCAGTGCTCAATCTTCAGCAGATGAGTTGTTTCAAAATCAGACTATTAGACCTATTTTAAAACTTCAAAACGATTTATTTATCGCAGTTTTTATCAACTATGTCAATAAAAACAAAGCTGATTTTTACTCCTACACAGTCGAGAAAAAACTCCAAACCATCGAAAACTCCATTCAAAAAGACATCAAATTTCGAAATTCTCTAAAGGGAATTGTAATCGCTCTTTTTACCATTGAAGAATACGATACTTATATTAAAAACTCCTCGAGTTTAAACAAACGAATGATGAATTTATTGATCGATCGCTTGAAAAGTCAGGTGCAATTGTTTGAATTGGAGTCGAATTCGAATTAA
- a CDS encoding acyl-CoA thioesterase → MRFHTRKWVKPEDLNPNGTLFGGKLLAWIDEELALYTIIQLENTRVVTKYMSEIDFKSSARQGDIVEIGIDVVKFGNTSLILKCAVRNMMTREIIITIDKTTMVNLDEDGKPKAHGKTQIEFVKDRL, encoded by the coding sequence ATGCGATTCCACACCAGAAAATGGGTAAAACCCGAAGATTTAAATCCAAACGGAACATTATTTGGCGGAAAGCTACTCGCCTGGATCGATGAAGAGCTGGCGCTGTACACGATCATTCAATTGGAGAACACCAGAGTCGTGACCAAGTACATGTCGGAAATTGATTTTAAAAGTTCTGCCCGACAAGGCGATATCGTCGAGATTGGAATTGATGTTGTAAAATTCGGAAACACTTCACTCATTTTAAAATGTGCGGTACGCAATATGATGACCCGCGAAATCATCATTACCATAGACAAAACTACAATGGTGAATCTCGATGAAGACGGAAAACCTAAAGCCCACGGAAAAACTCAAATTGAATTCGTAAAAGACCGTTTATAA
- a CDS encoding mechanosensitive ion channel family protein, with product MPRLLDKIFNFLYPIFRDWGMSRNIASYVSLIFNIAIMVILAYAIYYLAKFVLVTLTAVFAQRTKTKFDDYLIHNKTTKYTAYLIPFFFIYKAVPIILDKYEYWESVFGKIVGVYIVLLGLWITRTIFNALRDYLKQKPEYSDKPIDSFVQVIMIVLWIFGVAIIISKLFGIKQGELLTILGTLSAIIILIFRDTILGFVSSVQVAINDMVRIGDWITMDKFGADGDVIEINLTTVKVRNFDNTITTIPTYALSSDSFQNWRGMQKSDGRRIKRHVLIKSSSIRFLNDEDLNQMKKVQLIASYIETRQSEIDKYNDLRGVDKTLALNGRNMTNLGLFRKYIMQYLITHPGLNKDMHMMCRQLQSTANGVPLEIYAFSSDKRWANYEYIMADIFDHVMASVEYFDLEIFELPSKIGRFE from the coding sequence ATGCCTAGACTTTTGGATAAAATATTTAATTTTTTATACCCTATTTTTAGAGATTGGGGCATGAGTCGTAACATAGCGTCTTATGTCAGCTTGATCTTTAATATCGCCATCATGGTGATACTGGCCTACGCCATTTATTATCTGGCAAAGTTTGTTTTGGTTACGCTGACTGCCGTTTTTGCGCAGCGTACCAAAACAAAATTTGACGATTATCTGATTCACAATAAAACGACCAAATACACGGCATACTTAATTCCGTTTTTCTTTATTTACAAAGCCGTTCCAATTATTCTCGACAAATACGAGTACTGGGAGTCGGTTTTTGGAAAAATAGTTGGGGTTTATATCGTTTTGCTCGGATTGTGGATTACCAGGACTATTTTTAATGCCTTACGCGATTATTTAAAACAAAAACCGGAATACAGCGACAAACCAATCGACAGCTTCGTTCAGGTTATTATGATTGTGCTCTGGATTTTTGGGGTTGCGATTATTATCTCCAAGTTGTTTGGAATCAAGCAAGGCGAACTGCTGACTATTTTAGGAACGCTTTCGGCTATTATTATCTTAATTTTCAGGGATACAATCCTCGGATTTGTATCGAGCGTTCAGGTGGCCATCAACGACATGGTTCGTATTGGTGACTGGATTACCATGGATAAATTTGGCGCAGACGGGGATGTAATCGAGATTAACCTGACGACTGTTAAGGTTCGAAATTTTGATAACACGATTACCACAATACCTACTTATGCTCTAAGCTCTGATTCTTTCCAGAACTGGCGCGGTATGCAGAAGTCTGATGGACGACGCATCAAAAGACACGTTTTGATTAAAAGCAGCAGTATTCGTTTTCTGAATGATGAAGATTTGAATCAGATGAAAAAAGTACAATTGATTGCTTCCTATATCGAAACCAGACAGTCCGAAATCGATAAATACAACGATCTGCGTGGTGTTGACAAAACTTTGGCACTCAATGGCCGTAATATGACCAATTTAGGATTGTTCCGTAAGTATATCATGCAGTATTTAATAACACACCCAGGCCTAAACAAGGACATGCACATGATGTGCCGTCAGTTGCAGTCGACCGCAAATGGAGTTCCTTTAGAGATTTATGCTTTCTCGAGCGATAAACGCTGGGCCAACTACGAATATATTATGGCCGATATTTTTGACCATGTGATGGCTTCAGTAGAATATTTTGATCTTGAAATATTTGAATTGCCTTCGAAGATTGGGCGATTTGAGTAG
- a CDS encoding DUF3817 domain-containing protein — MLKIFKVTAILEGISYLVLFTNMLFIKTNNPELYHTLLRPLGMTHGVLFIGYVLLAFLLKKPQNWDLKTFAIIQIASLIPFGTFYVEKKYLENNA, encoded by the coding sequence ATGCTCAAGATTTTCAAAGTTACTGCAATTTTAGAGGGAATCTCTTACCTAGTATTATTTACCAATATGCTTTTCATCAAAACCAATAATCCCGAACTTTATCACACCCTGTTACGTCCGCTGGGAATGACTCATGGTGTTTTATTTATTGGTTATGTATTACTGGCGTTTTTACTTAAAAAACCTCAAAATTGGGATTTAAAAACCTTTGCCATTATACAGATCGCGTCACTTATTCCGTTTGGAACTTTTTATGTAGAGAAAAAATACCTGGAGAATAATGCCTAG
- a CDS encoding DUF6155 family protein, giving the protein MSKRDLKKYLAELNKEQLEEQIVELYEKFSPVKVYYDFVFNPKEDKLLQECKVKISHEYFPIKKAGAKRRPKAKLRRSVAQKYIKHFILLGVDPFVVADIMHYNIEIAQTYSSQNPVKQELFYKSILNSFEQAVNFSISNGILADFKERIIAIQQETLQQKWKNKYDFEAILEKID; this is encoded by the coding sequence ATGAGTAAACGCGATTTAAAAAAATATCTTGCCGAATTAAACAAAGAGCAGCTCGAAGAGCAGATTGTCGAATTGTATGAAAAGTTTAGTCCGGTTAAAGTGTATTACGATTTTGTTTTCAATCCAAAAGAAGATAAGCTGCTGCAGGAATGTAAGGTGAAGATTTCGCACGAATACTTTCCAATTAAAAAAGCAGGAGCCAAAAGACGTCCCAAAGCAAAACTGCGTCGCTCAGTGGCACAGAAATACATCAAACATTTTATTTTATTGGGAGTTGATCCGTTTGTTGTCGCCGACATTATGCATTACAACATAGAGATCGCGCAAACGTATTCATCACAAAATCCGGTTAAGCAGGAATTGTTTTACAAAAGCATCCTGAATTCATTTGAGCAGGCCGTAAATTTTTCTATTTCCAATGGAATTTTAGCTGATTTTAAAGAAAGAATTATAGCCATTCAACAAGAAACTCTTCAACAAAAATGGAAAAACAAGTATGATTTTGAGGCAATTTTAGAGAAAATCGATTAA